A section of the Armatimonadota bacterium genome encodes:
- a CDS encoding flagellar basal body P-ring protein FlgI, producing the protein MKALSLIIALSFAGSVCSQGPANPPKSPDQAKATATNKPGGPASADPKAPADKNQEDPQAAYDRAAIKAYEDLIKKIKATEETGIEVRIKDIARFRGVRGNQLLGYGLVVGLDGSGDTKNTPFTQTLLANAMKFAGTVVDPTQLKVKNVAVVAITAELPAFSMPGNTIDVTVQSIGDAKSLQGGTLLQSPLYGAAKDTVYAVAQGAVSIGGFNVGTGGNTVQKNHTLVGRIPSGAIVESMVQTKTVFDGKMFLELDDADLTTAQRIVEKLAKTSPALHATAVTPGTIQLDVAPNMSPIQLMSEIEHVKVFADIPAVVVINERTGTIIAGGNVKLGPAMIAKGSLNVTISTQLEISQPLPFSRGETVVVPQTQVQGGEDLAQVALAPPTTTVADLAALFRTLKLSATDIIAILQGLQEQGALKARIKIQ; encoded by the coding sequence ATGAAAGCTCTTTCTCTCATTATCGCTCTCTCCTTTGCTGGGTCCGTTTGCAGCCAGGGGCCGGCCAACCCGCCCAAATCTCCTGATCAGGCGAAAGCAACGGCCACGAACAAGCCCGGGGGCCCGGCTTCGGCCGATCCAAAAGCTCCTGCAGACAAGAATCAAGAAGACCCGCAGGCGGCTTACGATCGCGCGGCGATCAAGGCTTACGAGGACCTGATCAAGAAGATCAAGGCCACCGAAGAGACCGGCATCGAGGTGCGCATCAAGGACATCGCGCGCTTCCGGGGTGTGCGTGGCAACCAGCTTCTGGGCTATGGCCTTGTTGTTGGCCTGGACGGTTCGGGCGACACCAAGAACACGCCGTTTACCCAGACACTCCTCGCCAACGCGATGAAGTTTGCCGGCACGGTCGTGGACCCAACCCAGCTCAAAGTGAAGAACGTCGCCGTGGTGGCGATCACCGCCGAGCTTCCTGCATTTTCGATGCCCGGCAACACCATCGACGTGACGGTGCAGTCCATCGGCGACGCAAAGAGCCTGCAAGGTGGAACGCTGCTTCAAAGCCCGCTCTATGGCGCGGCGAAGGACACGGTCTACGCCGTGGCGCAAGGCGCAGTGAGCATCGGCGGCTTCAACGTCGGCACAGGCGGCAACACGGTCCAGAAGAACCACACGCTCGTAGGCCGGATCCCTTCTGGCGCGATCGTGGAGAGCATGGTCCAGACGAAGACCGTGTTCGACGGCAAGATGTTTCTGGAGCTTGACGACGCCGACCTCACGACCGCTCAGCGCATCGTCGAGAAGCTGGCGAAGACGAGCCCCGCGCTTCACGCAACGGCAGTGACCCCTGGCACGATCCAGCTTGACGTCGCGCCCAACATGTCACCGATCCAACTGATGAGCGAGATCGAGCACGTGAAGGTGTTCGCCGACATCCCTGCCGTCGTGGTCATCAACGAGCGCACGGGCACGATCATTGCCGGCGGCAACGTCAAGCTGGGGCCCGCGATGATCGCCAAGGGCAGCTTGAATGTGACGATTTCGACCCAGCTCGAGATCAGCCAGCCGCTTCCGTTCTCGCGCGGCGAGACCGTTGTGGTTCCGCAGACCCAGGTTCAAGGAGGCGAAGACCTGGCGCAGGTGGCACTGGCACCCCCCACGACCACCGTGGCCGATCTTGCGGCGCTTTTCCGAACGCTCAAGCTCTCGGCGACCGACATCATCGCCATCCTTCAGGGCCTGCAGGAGCAGGGCGCCCTGAAAGCGAGGATCAAGATCCAATGA
- the flgG gene encoding flagellar basal-body rod protein FlgG: MMRALSTAGTGMVCQQLNLDTIANNLANVNTNAFKGQRAEFQDLMYESYRASGAQGAGSTRQPLAVQVGLGSKFAATASLLGQGTLQPTGGTYDLAIQGEGYFQIEKPNGQIAYTRDGSFSLDADGNVVTSNGYKLSPAINVPRGATAVSVSPSGVVSALLPGNNETQPVSEIKLAVFPNPGGLTRVGENLYEAGGGSGTATEVTPGDEGSGTLAQGFVEGSNVQIVEEMVKMILAQRAYEINSKAVQTSDEMLGILNNLKR; encoded by the coding sequence ATGATGCGAGCCCTGTCCACAGCCGGCACCGGCATGGTGTGCCAGCAGCTGAATCTCGACACCATCGCCAACAACCTGGCAAACGTCAACACCAACGCTTTCAAGGGTCAGCGCGCCGAGTTTCAGGACCTGATGTACGAGTCCTACCGGGCGAGCGGCGCCCAGGGCGCGGGCTCAACGAGACAGCCACTCGCCGTCCAGGTAGGCCTCGGGTCCAAGTTCGCGGCGACAGCCTCGTTGCTCGGCCAGGGGACCCTTCAGCCGACAGGCGGCACCTACGACTTGGCGATCCAGGGCGAAGGCTACTTTCAGATTGAGAAGCCTAACGGCCAGATCGCCTACACCCGCGATGGCTCGTTCTCGCTCGATGCGGATGGCAACGTCGTGACCTCCAACGGCTACAAGCTGTCCCCGGCGATCAACGTTCCGCGGGGGGCCACGGCAGTTTCGGTCTCTCCGAGCGGCGTCGTTTCGGCCCTGCTCCCCGGCAACAACGAGACTCAGCCGGTGAGTGAAATCAAGCTTGCCGTCTTTCCCAATCCTGGCGGCCTGACGCGTGTGGGCGAGAACCTCTACGAAGCCGGCGGCGGAAGCGGCACGGCGACCGAGGTCACCCCCGGAGACGAGGGTTCCGGCACGCTCGCCCAAGGCTTTGTCGAAGGCTCGAACGTGCAGATCGTCGAGGAGATGGTGAAGATGATCCTCGCGCAACGTGCTTATGAGATCAACTCGAAAGCCGTGCAGACCAGCGATGAAATGCTCGGCATCCTCAACAACCTTAAGCGGTAG
- the flgL gene encoding flagellar hook-associated protein FlgL produces MRISTSGQYDAVVRDMTLAQEQMVKAQRQVSSGKRFSRVSEDWVAAAESLSLRTVKDAIGQYQTNIAEAKTDVSFAESAFSDMGDILKQAYTLSVQAANGTLDQSARESIATQIDQLKTRLVDFGNTRGPHNDYLFAGQKTDTKPFADTGSALTYSGDTATVDIEMAPGQTMAKTFVANQMFTDAYNALQNFKTNLQSGNTGAISGIDIQALQDSHKAFRTAQAQAGVRIGALEDIDSQHGRRLDDLSARISEVEDVDMSEAIVQFQLSQTAYQAALAAASKTFGLSLVDFIS; encoded by the coding sequence ATGCGTATTAGCACGTCAGGGCAATATGATGCGGTCGTCCGCGACATGACGCTGGCCCAAGAGCAGATGGTGAAAGCTCAAAGGCAGGTGTCTTCGGGCAAGCGTTTCTCCAGGGTCAGTGAAGACTGGGTGGCAGCCGCCGAATCCCTCAGCCTTCGTACCGTCAAGGACGCCATCGGCCAGTACCAGACCAACATTGCCGAGGCCAAAACCGACGTCTCGTTTGCCGAGAGCGCCTTCAGCGACATGGGCGACATCCTCAAGCAAGCCTATACCTTGTCGGTTCAGGCAGCCAACGGGACACTGGATCAATCGGCAAGAGAGAGCATCGCAACCCAGATCGACCAACTGAAGACTCGGCTTGTGGACTTCGGCAACACACGCGGACCGCACAACGACTACCTCTTCGCAGGGCAGAAGACGGACACCAAGCCCTTTGCCGACACCGGCAGCGCCCTCACCTACAGTGGCGACACGGCGACCGTAGACATTGAAATGGCTCCTGGCCAGACGATGGCGAAGACCTTCGTGGCGAACCAGATGTTCACAGACGCCTACAATGCGCTGCAGAACTTCAAGACGAACCTTCAATCTGGAAATACCGGCGCGATCTCGGGGATCGACATCCAGGCCCTCCAGGATTCTCACAAGGCCTTTCGCACGGCGCAGGCGCAGGCAGGCGTGCGGATCGGCGCCCTCGAGGACATCGATTCCCAGCATGGCCGGCGGCTCGATGACCTCTCCGCGCGAATCTCCGAAGTGGAAGACGTGGACATGAGCGAGGCCATCGTTCAGTTTCAGCTTTCTCAAACCGCCTACCAGGCGGCACTTGCGGCTGCCAGCAAGACGTTTGGCCTGAGCCTCGTCGACTTCATCTCCTAA
- the csrA gene encoding carbon storage regulator CsrA, with amino-acid sequence MLVLTRKVHQSIVIGDDIEVVVLEVRGEQVRLGINAPKTVAVHRKEIFEQIQHENVAASESRPEDVPG; translated from the coding sequence ATGCTCGTATTGACTCGGAAGGTGCACCAGAGCATCGTCATAGGAGACGACATCGAAGTTGTCGTCCTCGAAGTCCGCGGCGAACAGGTGCGGCTCGGGATCAACGCCCCCAAAACGGTCGCCGTGCATCGCAAAGAGATCTTCGAGCAGATCCAGCACGAAAACGTTGCGGCCTCCGAGTCGCGGCCTGAGGACGTTCCCGGTTAG
- the flgN gene encoding flagellar export chaperone FlgN — translation MKTRELQTLWWDWLGTSERLLRTLHEQTAALTLRDVARIERLQPDLDSLLDQMRQTDDRAAACARKLAEDLGTEPQLRSLVRALEQAEAQQVQALANRVMVTARNVQTILDRNRQLIESELAYVNGTLTLVAKVASENKSAYTRQPIRAAVVVDAAA, via the coding sequence ATGAAAACACGAGAACTGCAAACCCTTTGGTGGGATTGGCTGGGAACTTCCGAGCGACTGCTTCGGACCCTGCATGAGCAGACAGCCGCTCTCACCCTTCGCGACGTGGCGCGCATTGAGCGCCTTCAGCCCGATCTGGACAGCTTGCTGGACCAGATGCGACAGACCGATGACCGAGCTGCGGCTTGCGCCCGCAAACTGGCCGAAGACTTGGGCACCGAGCCCCAGCTTCGAAGTTTGGTGCGAGCCCTGGAACAGGCCGAAGCGCAGCAGGTACAAGCCCTGGCGAACCGAGTAATGGTCACCGCCCGCAACGTTCAGACGATCCTCGACCGCAATCGCCAGCTTATCGAAAGCGAACTGGCCTATGTGAACGGAACGCTGACCCTGGTGGCCAAAGTCGCCTCGGAGAACAAGTCTGCCTACACGCGTCAGCCGATCCGCGCCGCTGTCGTCGTCGACGCCGCCGCCTAA
- a CDS encoding flagellar assembly protein FliW: MPEITETRFGRIEFLDEDVVTFAEGLVGFPDLNTFLLLSTKENSPFRWLQSLEAPAMAFLVVDPEGFVPNYAPPIPFEADPESVLVYTTATIPHGKPEELTLNLAGPIFIEAHSRLGKQSVLDDEAYTIKHRVMVQPESAEERAAA, encoded by the coding sequence ATGCCAGAAATCACCGAAACTCGCTTTGGACGGATCGAATTTCTCGACGAGGATGTCGTGACCTTTGCGGAGGGCCTAGTCGGATTTCCCGACCTGAACACCTTTCTGCTCCTCTCCACCAAAGAGAACAGCCCGTTTCGTTGGCTGCAAAGCCTCGAAGCGCCTGCGATGGCCTTTCTGGTCGTCGATCCCGAGGGTTTCGTGCCAAACTACGCGCCGCCAATCCCGTTTGAGGCTGATCCGGAGTCCGTTTTGGTCTATACGACCGCGACGATCCCGCACGGCAAACCGGAGGAGCTGACCCTCAATTTGGCGGGCCCCATCTTTATTGAGGCGCATTCGCGCCTCGGAAAGCAGTCGGTACTGGATGACGAAGCGTATACTATCAAACACCGCGTCATGGTCCAACCGGAAAGCGCCGAGGAGCGAGCCGCAGCTTAG
- a CDS encoding rod-binding protein — translation MSKTELASHVAGTLAAGAPKLEKLKKACQDLEAVFVKDLLTIMSKSNPKSQFGDAPGAEIYEDMFHQAVAESAAKKGSFGLGQSLYRTLAPSVLRAASQPQATSDKASIDLKR, via the coding sequence ATGAGCAAGACCGAACTCGCCTCACATGTGGCAGGCACCCTCGCGGCGGGCGCTCCGAAGCTTGAGAAGCTCAAGAAGGCGTGCCAGGACCTCGAAGCGGTGTTCGTCAAGGACCTGCTGACGATCATGTCCAAGTCCAACCCCAAGTCGCAATTCGGCGATGCCCCGGGGGCGGAAATCTACGAAGACATGTTCCATCAGGCGGTCGCCGAATCGGCCGCCAAGAAGGGGAGCTTCGGGCTCGGACAGTCTCTGTACCGAACCCTGGCGCCTTCCGTGCTGCGAGCCGCCTCACAGCCACAAGCAACTTCAGACAAAGCATCCATAGACCTGAAAAGGTAA
- a CDS encoding flagellar hook-basal body protein, whose translation MNRGIQATANGMLAMQRMMDSVANNLANASTTGYKRDVLVFNDSFWQAVYGGKNDSLIGAVSAGPDAPYQATSFEVGSMRSTGSPLDIALSRPNQMFAVRAPSGVLYSRNGSFHVDNQGVLVNVDGLPVLDESKNPIQLPPGQVQIEPNGTILSGGQEAAKLGIYEGAFEKAGSNLYSGASVKPVSEPDLHWKTLEDSNVNTIEAMIEMITLGRSFEMAQKSIQSQDEQTQKLIESLQNR comes from the coding sequence ATGAATCGCGGAATTCAAGCTACTGCCAACGGAATGCTCGCCATGCAGCGCATGATGGACTCGGTCGCCAACAACCTGGCGAACGCCTCCACCACGGGCTACAAGCGCGACGTCTTGGTGTTCAACGACTCGTTCTGGCAGGCCGTCTACGGCGGCAAGAACGACAGCTTGATCGGCGCGGTGAGCGCCGGGCCGGACGCCCCCTATCAGGCGACGAGCTTTGAAGTGGGATCCATGAGGAGCACAGGGAGTCCGCTGGATATCGCGCTCTCCCGGCCCAACCAAATGTTCGCCGTTAGGGCGCCTTCTGGGGTGCTCTATAGCCGAAACGGCAGCTTCCACGTGGACAACCAGGGCGTCCTGGTGAACGTCGACGGTCTTCCGGTACTCGACGAGAGCAAGAACCCGATCCAATTGCCGCCCGGGCAGGTGCAGATCGAGCCGAACGGCACGATCCTGTCGGGTGGACAGGAGGCCGCAAAGCTCGGGATCTACGAGGGGGCGTTCGAGAAGGCAGGTTCAAACCTCTATTCCGGCGCCAGCGTGAAACCCGTGTCTGAGCCCGACCTGCACTGGAAGACGCTGGAAGACTCCAATGTCAACACCATCGAAGCGATGATCGAGATGATCACGCTGGGCCGCTCGTTCGAGATGGCCCAAAAGTCCATTCAGTCTCAGGATGAGCAGACCCAAAAACTGATCGAAAGCCTTCAAAACCGCTAA
- a CDS encoding flagellar basal body L-ring protein FlgH: protein MKRPSLLLIIAVSACAHAQSTDLNPGSLWPTKYVNPLLDRTARTEGDIITILISESSVASYAASTKAEKGDSTEVDQPIGKLLGSLFTSFKTGASSTVDGKGATSQTGRLVARMTAIVKKVLPNGNLVIEGTRSVQINKEVQTFRVSGVIRRDDIRSDNTVLSESIAEAAITADGKGMISERTRRGILTRLLDWLF from the coding sequence ATGAAAAGACCCTCTTTGCTCTTGATTATCGCCGTGTCGGCGTGCGCACACGCGCAATCGACCGACCTCAACCCAGGCTCGCTGTGGCCGACGAAATACGTGAACCCGCTTCTGGACCGTACCGCAAGGACGGAGGGAGACATCATCACGATCCTCATCAGCGAGTCGTCGGTCGCCTCCTATGCGGCCTCGACCAAGGCCGAGAAGGGAGACTCCACGGAGGTGGACCAGCCGATCGGAAAGCTGCTCGGCAGCCTGTTCACTTCCTTCAAGACCGGCGCATCTTCGACCGTGGACGGCAAGGGCGCGACGTCTCAGACCGGGAGACTGGTGGCGCGCATGACGGCTATCGTCAAGAAGGTCCTTCCCAACGGCAATCTGGTGATCGAGGGCACCCGGTCGGTGCAGATCAACAAGGAAGTCCAGACTTTCCGCGTCAGCGGTGTGATCCGCCGTGACGACATCCGCAGCGACAACACCGTGCTCAGCGAGAGCATTGCCGAGGCCGCGATCACGGCTGACGGCAAAGGCATGATCAGCGAGCGCACGCGCAGGGGCATTCTCACCCGTCTGCTCGACTGGCTGTTTTAG
- the flgK gene encoding flagellar hook-associated protein FlgK, producing the protein MPSAFHGIDSISRALQAFQRGLETAGHNLSNVNTKGYTRQVVDYVPTMPTTFMGIRKIALGTGVGVASITRARDAFLADRMARVQGDAGHFQAKANSLGMVEEVFGTATGNILVTRLGTFFNGWSSLASNPSDETARMEVQTSGDALGAAVRQKYTDLKAAKENVHGQVAQTLQRIQELADSIAGLNKSIRATSVDGTSPNDLLDHRDLVLSELSSLVSVQIFPQQDGSVFVHAGSMPLVDSVGSYNVPQQYDAANGTLTDGVTTFRVHGGKLQGLFESCTQITSYQGQLDAFAITLRDEVNYLHQSGIGADASTGVNFFKLPSSPGLSAAESFDLSDEVRASTDAIAAGTSGASGDGSLALALSQLRDQSFVALGSKTASQYLTAMVANVGQQVSSAEDTLATYQAVKTQIEEQIQSVSGVSIDDEMASMVRLQRSYQAAAKALSVFNQVTEDLINMVR; encoded by the coding sequence ATGCCCAGTGCATTTCACGGAATAGATTCGATCAGCCGGGCTTTGCAGGCCTTCCAAAGGGGCCTTGAGACTGCCGGACATAACCTCTCGAACGTCAACACGAAGGGCTACACGCGACAGGTTGTGGACTATGTGCCAACCATGCCGACGACCTTCATGGGAATCCGCAAGATTGCGCTCGGAACGGGCGTCGGTGTCGCCTCGATCACCCGGGCCCGCGACGCGTTCCTTGCCGATCGCATGGCGCGCGTGCAAGGGGACGCCGGCCACTTCCAGGCCAAAGCCAACTCGCTTGGAATGGTCGAAGAGGTCTTTGGGACGGCCACAGGCAACATCCTAGTGACCCGCCTAGGGACCTTCTTCAATGGCTGGTCTTCACTCGCGTCGAATCCCAGCGATGAAACCGCGCGGATGGAAGTGCAAACCTCCGGCGACGCGCTTGGGGCGGCCGTCCGGCAGAAGTACACGGACCTCAAGGCCGCAAAGGAGAACGTCCATGGACAGGTGGCCCAGACCCTGCAGCGCATTCAGGAGCTGGCCGACAGCATCGCCGGCCTGAATAAGTCCATTCGAGCGACCTCGGTCGACGGCACTTCGCCCAACGACCTCTTGGATCATCGAGACCTGGTGCTCTCCGAACTCAGCAGCCTCGTTTCGGTTCAGATCTTCCCGCAGCAGGACGGGTCCGTGTTCGTTCATGCGGGCTCGATGCCCTTGGTGGATTCCGTCGGTTCCTACAACGTGCCGCAGCAGTACGACGCCGCGAATGGCACTCTGACGGACGGCGTTACAACGTTTCGAGTCCACGGCGGCAAGCTCCAAGGGCTGTTCGAGAGCTGTACCCAGATCACTTCGTACCAGGGCCAACTCGACGCGTTCGCGATCACACTGCGGGATGAAGTCAACTACTTGCATCAATCCGGCATCGGAGCGGATGCATCGACCGGAGTCAACTTCTTCAAGCTTCCGTCGTCGCCGGGCCTATCCGCCGCGGAGTCGTTTGACCTAAGCGACGAAGTGCGGGCGAGCACGGATGCCATCGCGGCAGGAACTTCCGGAGCTTCGGGTGATGGGAGCCTTGCGCTGGCTCTCTCGCAGCTCCGCGACCAGAGTTTCGTGGCCTTGGGCTCAAAGACCGCATCGCAGTATTTGACGGCGATGGTCGCCAACGTGGGGCAGCAGGTTTCCTCAGCCGAAGACACCCTGGCGACCTACCAAGCCGTAAAGACCCAGATCGAGGAACAGATTCAAAGCGTCTCGGGAGTCTCGATCGACGATGAGATGGCGAGCATGGTCCGGCTGCAAAGAAGCTACCAGGCTGCGGCTAAGGCCCTCTCGGTGTTCAACCAAGTAACCGAAGATTTGATTAACATGGTGCGCTAG
- a CDS encoding PEP-CTERM sorting domain-containing protein, with the protein MVFCIRSLAACALAAALVGSASADVILSQPDFSDFGFYSLSAPGDGISERQAESFVLTQTMVLTSAGWWGYSDNFTVSDLSNQSAWRIQIFDGTASAVGGSVFDGSVAIGNTGATDTGSTSITGTPIYQQSAGLPAVQLGPGTYWISISADFIDAQGSYWNWCITTSTYDNTSAFEENVNSGVWHVAFDDLAIQLEGRPVPEPASWLALGGLALLAVKRRK; encoded by the coding sequence ATGGTGTTTTGTATTAGGTCGCTTGCGGCATGCGCTTTGGCTGCAGCACTCGTTGGTTCAGCTTCGGCAGATGTCATTCTCAGCCAGCCGGATTTCAGCGACTTCGGTTTCTATTCGCTTTCGGCGCCGGGCGATGGCATCAGCGAGCGTCAGGCAGAGAGCTTTGTCCTCACGCAGACGATGGTGCTGACGTCCGCCGGTTGGTGGGGCTACTCCGACAACTTCACGGTTTCGGACCTCAGCAACCAGAGCGCGTGGCGCATCCAAATCTTCGATGGCACCGCCAGCGCGGTGGGAGGGTCGGTGTTCGACGGCTCCGTGGCCATCGGCAACACCGGGGCGACCGACACGGGCTCCACGAGCATCACCGGCACACCGATTTATCAGCAGTCGGCGGGCCTGCCTGCCGTGCAGCTTGGCCCGGGCACCTATTGGATTTCCATCAGCGCCGACTTCATCGATGCCCAAGGCAGCTATTGGAACTGGTGCATCACGACCTCGACCTACGACAACACTTCGGCTTTTGAAGAGAACGTGAACTCAGGCGTTTGGCATGTGGCGTTCGACGATTTGGCGATTCAGCTCGAGGGACGCCCCGTTCCTGAGCCGGCCTCTTGGCTGGCGCTAGGGGGGTTGGCTCTGCTGGCCGTCAAGCGGCGCAAGTAA
- a CDS encoding alpha-L-arabinofuranosidase, with amino-acid sequence MLASAILLLAMPALAPSPQTPNPFSNPGFERIAQNGGPAAWRTQGWGGQARYAIVDGGRGGGLCAMVESDAGVDGGWQTSATVRPFSTYRLTAWIKTDGIAKLTGQGALINLHGRPEHTSALTGTNDWTKVQMDLDTGADDSLLVNCLVGYYGTAKGKAWFDDLSLELLKTKEMKPEATIDLSKTKDPISKYIYGQFIEHLGRCIYGGIWAEMLQDRKFFYAPSSKDSPWKSSGNGFTLDTIDPLSGEHSIGLVGGETSTTLSQSGLALTSGQKYVGYLWVRPGAGQSTVSVSLGGQSHKFKIEPQKPKDPQAISPRTQAWRKVPFEFRAKTSMKDATLELKATGDVVSIGPVSLMPADNVRGMRKDTLKLLKDLNSPVYRWPGGNFVSGYNWRDGLGDRDKRPTRKNPAWQGIDSNDFGLHEFIDFCKEIGTEPEVVVNTGLGKLEWATEQLAYCNAPASSPMGKQRAANGHPKPFNVKWWGIGNEMYGDWQLGHVTLDEYTKRHNQYVQAMRKVDPSIKVIAVGENNWDWTRGMFTNCADNIDLISEHFYCQERPSVFGHVGQIAEQIRRKANNHRELMKTIPAMKGKKVQIAMDEWNYWYGPHVFGELGTRYFWKDGMGIAKGLHEFFRNTDAIFMAMYAQTVNVIGAIKTTQTDAEMETTGLVLQLYRQHFGTIPVEVGGAPDPLDVSAAFTSDRKAFTLAIVNPMPDKVTFPLKIKGVLKTTGGTQWVMTNSDPMAYNDPGKPRKVDFVQRVAQPLDGQITVDGYSVTLIRYKL; translated from the coding sequence ATGCTAGCTTCTGCGATCTTGCTTCTTGCGATGCCGGCCCTGGCCCCGAGCCCTCAGACCCCCAATCCCTTCAGTAACCCGGGATTCGAACGGATAGCCCAGAACGGCGGACCCGCGGCTTGGCGGACCCAAGGCTGGGGAGGCCAGGCGAGGTACGCCATCGTCGACGGCGGTAGGGGCGGGGGCCTCTGCGCGATGGTGGAGAGTGATGCCGGAGTGGATGGCGGCTGGCAGACCTCGGCCACGGTTCGCCCCTTCTCGACCTATCGGCTCACGGCCTGGATCAAGACCGATGGGATCGCGAAACTGACGGGCCAAGGCGCCCTCATCAACCTGCACGGCCGCCCCGAACACACCTCTGCCCTGACCGGGACCAACGACTGGACCAAGGTTCAGATGGATCTGGACACCGGCGCAGACGACAGCCTGCTCGTCAATTGCCTCGTCGGCTACTACGGCACCGCCAAAGGCAAAGCCTGGTTCGACGACCTGAGCTTGGAGCTCCTCAAAACCAAAGAAATGAAACCCGAAGCCACGATCGATCTCAGCAAGACCAAGGACCCCATTTCGAAATACATCTACGGCCAGTTCATCGAGCACCTGGGGCGGTGCATCTACGGCGGCATATGGGCGGAGATGCTTCAGGATCGGAAGTTCTTCTATGCGCCGAGTTCCAAGGACTCGCCCTGGAAGTCGTCTGGCAACGGCTTCACCCTCGACACGATCGACCCGCTTTCCGGCGAGCATTCCATTGGACTCGTTGGGGGTGAAACATCCACAACCCTAAGCCAATCCGGACTGGCGCTCACGTCCGGTCAGAAGTACGTAGGCTACCTGTGGGTTCGGCCGGGAGCCGGGCAATCGACCGTCAGCGTTTCTCTTGGCGGCCAATCCCACAAGTTCAAGATCGAGCCTCAAAAGCCGAAAGACCCACAGGCGATCTCTCCGCGAACCCAGGCGTGGCGAAAAGTGCCCTTCGAGTTTCGGGCCAAAACAAGCATGAAGGACGCGACTCTTGAGCTGAAAGCCACCGGCGACGTGGTCTCGATCGGTCCTGTCTCCCTCATGCCCGCCGACAACGTCCGCGGGATGCGAAAGGACACCCTCAAGCTCCTGAAGGACCTCAACTCCCCCGTCTATCGCTGGCCGGGAGGCAATTTCGTCAGCGGCTACAACTGGCGCGACGGCCTCGGCGATCGCGACAAGCGCCCCACCCGCAAGAACCCGGCCTGGCAAGGCATCGATTCTAACGACTTTGGCCTGCACGAGTTCATCGACTTTTGCAAGGAGATCGGCACCGAGCCCGAGGTGGTGGTGAACACGGGCCTCGGCAAGTTGGAATGGGCCACCGAGCAGCTCGCCTACTGCAACGCGCCGGCAAGCTCGCCCATGGGCAAACAGCGCGCCGCGAACGGCCACCCGAAACCATTCAACGTGAAGTGGTGGGGGATCGGCAACGAGATGTATGGCGACTGGCAGCTTGGCCACGTGACTCTCGACGAATACACCAAGCGGCACAACCAATATGTGCAGGCCATGCGAAAGGTAGACCCTTCGATTAAGGTCATCGCCGTGGGCGAGAACAACTGGGACTGGACGCGAGGGATGTTCACGAACTGCGCCGATAACATCGACCTCATCAGCGAGCACTTCTATTGCCAGGAGCGCCCCAGCGTTTTTGGGCACGTCGGCCAGATCGCCGAGCAGATCCGGCGCAAGGCCAACAACCACCGCGAGCTGATGAAGACCATCCCCGCGATGAAAGGCAAAAAGGTCCAGATCGCCATGGATGAGTGGAACTACTGGTACGGCCCCCACGTCTTCGGCGAATTGGGCACGCGGTATTTTTGGAAGGACGGCATGGGCATCGCCAAGGGCCTACATGAGTTCTTCCGCAACACCGACGCAATCTTCATGGCGATGTATGCCCAGACGGTGAACGTCATCGGCGCGATAAAGACCACCCAGACCGATGCCGAAATGGAGACCACCGGGCTTGTCCTCCAGCTCTATCGCCAGCACTTTGGGACGATCCCGGTCGAGGTGGGCGGCGCGCCCGATCCGCTCGACGTCTCGGCGGCGTTCACTTCGGACCGCAAGGCCTTTACGCTCGCCATCGTCAACCCGATGCCCGACAAGGTCACGTTCCCGCTGAAGATCAAAGGGGTTCTCAAGACCACCGGAGGAACACAGTGGGTGATGACGAACAGCGACCCGATGGCCTACAACGATCCCGGCAAGCCGCGTAAAGTGGATTTCGTCCAGCGTGTAGCACAGCCTCTGGATGGGCAGATCACCGTGGACGGCTACAGCGTCACCCTGATCCGCTACAAGCTGTAG